The following coding sequences lie in one Panicum virgatum strain AP13 chromosome 6N, P.virgatum_v5, whole genome shotgun sequence genomic window:
- the LOC120680126 gene encoding myb-related protein 306-like: MGRPPCCEKTGVKKGPWTPEEDLVLVSYVQEHGPGNWRAVPTNTGLMRCNKSCRLRWTNYLRPGIKRGNFSVQEEKLIIHLQALLGNRWAAIASYLPDRTDNDIKNYWNTHLKKKLGTMGAGGDGAGGAEAARTGRSAAPKGQWERRLQTDIHTARQALREALSLDPALPLPLPPAKTEPQQMLMQLPQPAPAPPSQAAYASSAENIARLLEGWMRPGTGSAGKASSGSRSSASAVSGGEGASASHSGTAPTPEGSTGTSKAEDAGPVPAFSMLESWLLDDGMGHGDAGLMGVPLADPCEFF, translated from the exons ATGGGGAGGCCGCCGTGCTGCGAGAAGACCGGGGTGAAGAAGGGGCCGTGGACGCCGGAGGAGGACCTCGTGCTCGTCTCCTACGTGCAGGAGCACGGGCCCGGCAACTGGCGCGCCGTGCCCACCAACACCG GGCTGATGCGCTGCAACAAGAGCTGCCGGCTCCGGTGGACCAACTACCTCCGCCCGGGCATCAAGCGCGGCAACTTCAGCGTCCAGGAGGAGAAGCTCATCATCCACCTCCAGGCGCTGCTCGGCAACAG GTGGGCGGCGATTGCGTCGTACCTCCCGGACCGGACGGACAACGACATCAAGAACTACTGGAACACCCACCTCAAGAAGAAGCTCGGCACGATgggcgccggcggggacggcgccggcggcgccgaggccgcgCGGACCGGCAGGTCGGCCGCGCCCAAGGGGCAGTGGGAGCGCCGCCTGCAGACGGACATCCACACCGCGCGCCAGGCGCTCCGTGAGGCGCTGTCCCTGGACcccgcgctgccgctgccgctgcccccCGCCAAGACGGAGCCGCAGCAGATGCTGATGCAgctgccgcagccggcgccggcgccgcccagcCAGGCGGCGTATGCGTCCAGCGCCGAGAACATCGCGCGCCTGCTGGAGGGCTGGATGCGCCCCGGCACCGGCAGCGCCGGGAAGGCGTCCTCCGGCTCCAGGTCCTCCGCGTCGGCCGTCTCCGGCGGCGAAGGCGCGTCTGCGAGCCACAGCGGCACGGCGCCCACGCCGGAGGGGTCCACCGGGACCAGCAAGGCGGAGGACGCGGGCCCGGTGCCGGCGTTCTCGATGCTGGAGAGCTGGCTGCTCGACGACGGCATGGGGCACGGCGACGCGGGGCTCATGGGCGTGCCGCTCGCCGACCCGTGCGAGTTCTTTtag